In Pseudomonas mohnii, the following are encoded in one genomic region:
- a CDS encoding efflux RND transporter periplasmic adaptor subunit produces MDKKLILVTALTLTVGIGIGSLWMGSPSVPSAEAQAQAQEGKGHDDHGDETTGKKSAEGEAEEGHLTLSEEQISSAGIQLVEAKAQSISLSLPFPGEIRFDEDRTAHVVPRVPGVVESVHVNLGQPVKKGQLLAVIASQQISDQRSEQAAAQRRLELARTTYERERQLWQDKISAEQDFLQARQALQEAEIALSNARQKISVLSGSSVTSGGNRYELRAPFDGVVVEKHLGLGEVVSETTNAFTLSDLSRVWVTFGVSPKDLNKVLVGKSVTVSAPELNAEVTGTVAYVGSLLGEQTRTATVRVTLANPQGAWRPGLFVTVQVDTDTRQTKVAVPEAAIQTVEDKQTVFVRTDDGFKAQPVETGGRSAGLVEITEGLEPGVQVAAAGSFILKSELGKASAEHAH; encoded by the coding sequence ATGGATAAAAAACTAATTCTCGTCACTGCACTGACCTTGACGGTGGGTATAGGCATCGGCTCGTTGTGGATGGGCAGCCCATCGGTGCCCTCAGCCGAAGCTCAGGCTCAGGCTCAGGAGGGCAAAGGCCATGACGATCACGGCGATGAAACTACTGGCAAGAAATCGGCCGAAGGCGAAGCGGAAGAAGGTCACTTGACTCTGAGCGAAGAGCAGATCAGCTCAGCCGGCATCCAGTTGGTCGAAGCCAAGGCGCAGAGTATTAGCCTTTCATTGCCCTTTCCTGGAGAAATCCGTTTTGATGAAGACCGCACTGCGCATGTGGTGCCCCGCGTACCCGGTGTCGTCGAGTCGGTCCATGTCAATCTTGGTCAACCGGTGAAAAAAGGCCAGTTGCTGGCCGTGATCGCCAGCCAACAAATTTCTGATCAGCGTAGTGAACAAGCCGCGGCGCAACGTCGTCTTGAGTTGGCCCGTACTACCTACGAGCGAGAGCGACAGTTATGGCAGGACAAAATCTCTGCCGAACAGGATTTCCTGCAAGCCCGCCAGGCTTTGCAAGAAGCCGAAATCGCCCTCAGCAATGCTCGACAAAAAATCAGCGTACTCAGTGGCAGCTCGGTCACCAGCGGGGGTAACCGATATGAATTGCGTGCGCCGTTTGACGGGGTTGTCGTTGAGAAACACTTGGGCCTCGGTGAGGTTGTCAGCGAAACCACTAATGCCTTCACCCTCTCCGACTTGTCGCGTGTGTGGGTGACCTTTGGTGTCTCGCCAAAGGATTTAAACAAGGTACTGGTGGGCAAGTCGGTCACGGTCAGTGCGCCGGAACTGAATGCCGAAGTCACTGGAACCGTGGCCTATGTCGGCAGTTTGTTGGGCGAGCAAACTCGTACAGCCACGGTCCGCGTGACCTTGGCCAATCCACAAGGTGCATGGCGTCCCGGGCTATTCGTGACCGTGCAGGTTGACACTGATACTCGGCAAACAAAGGTCGCAGTACCAGAAGCGGCTATCCAGACGGTCGAGGACAAGCAAACTGTTTTCGTTCGAACGGACGACGGGTTTAAAGCTCAGCCAGTGGAGACAGGTGGCCGTTCGGCGGGTCTGGTCGAGATCACGGAGGGCCTGGAGCCCGGTGTTCAAGTCGCCGCTGCCGGCAGTTTCATTCTGAAATCAGAACTGGGTAAAGCCTCGGCTGAACACGCCCACTGA
- a CDS encoding co-regulatory protein PtrA N-terminal domain-containing protein produces the protein MKIAQICALAGALILSSVALAEGGGDRTFEKMMAARDVAMEAYVAREGKSVPVVSSDAKDETGKM, from the coding sequence ATGAAAATTGCTCAAATCTGCGCTCTTGCGGGTGCTTTAATCCTTTCTTCAGTTGCTTTAGCCGAAGGTGGGGGGGACAGAACCTTCGAAAAAATGATGGCGGCGCGAGATGTGGCAATGGAGGCATATGTTGCTAGAGAAGGGAAGAGCGTTCCCGTGGTTTCAAGTGATGCTAAAGATGAGACAGGTAAAATGTAG
- a CDS encoding CusA/CzcA family heavy metal efflux RND transporter, translating into MFERLIQFAIEQRIIVLLAVLLMAGLGIASYQKLPIDAVPDITNVQVQINTGAAGFSPLETEQRITFPIETAMAGLPALEQTRSLSRSGLSQVTVIFKEGTDLFFARQLVNERLQVAKEQLPEGVEAVMGPISTGLGEIFLWTVEAEEGAVKEDGNPYTPTDLRVIQDWIIKPQLRNVPGVAEINTIGGFAKEYQIAPDPKRLAAYKLTLTDLVTALERNNANVGAGYIEHSGEQLLIRAPGQVATTDDIANIVMANVDGTPIRVKNVATVDIGRELRTGAATENGREVVLGTVFMLIGENSRTVAQAVASKLEQINRSLPKGVVAVTVYDRTNLVDKAIATVKKNLIEGAILVIAILFLFLGNIRAALITAMVIPLAMLFTFTGMFTNKVSANLMSLGALDFGIIVDGAVVIVENAIRRLAHAQQHHGRILTRSERFHEVFAAAKEARRPLIFGQLIIMVVYLPIFALTGVEGKMFHPMAFTVVIALLGAMLLSVTFVPAAIAMFVTGKVKEEENIIMRGARRVYAPALEWVMGHRSMAFAIALAVIAVCGVVASRMGSEFVPSLSEGDFALQALRVPGTSLTQSVEMQQRLERLVLAKVPEVKRMFARTGTAEIASDPMPPNISDSYVMLKPKNQWPDPNKSREALVADIQKATAGMPGSNYELSQPIQLRFNELISGVRSDVAVKVFGDDMAVLNSTAAKIAASMQKINGASEVKVEQTSGLPVLTINIDRDKAARYGLNVGDVQDTIAVAVGGRQAGTMYEGDRRFDMVVRLSDAMRKDLEGLSTLLIPVPALLNTNADQIGFIALSEVASLDLVLGPNQVSRENGKRLVIVSANVRGRDIGSFVQEASSAIDKEVQIPAGYWTNWGGQFEQLQSAAKRLQIVVPVALLLVFALLFMMFNNLKDGLLVFTGIPFALTGGVMALWLRDIPLSISAGVGFIALSGVAVLNGLVMIAFIRNLREEGHSLSSAINEGALTRLRPVLMTALVASLGFIPMALATGTGAEVQRPLATVVIGGILSSTALTLLILPALYQWAHRRDEEEAEDEDDKIEAV; encoded by the coding sequence ATGTTCGAACGCCTGATCCAATTTGCCATCGAGCAGCGCATCATCGTGCTGCTCGCGGTTCTCCTCATGGCCGGCCTCGGTATAGCCAGCTACCAGAAGCTGCCGATCGACGCCGTTCCCGATATCACCAACGTCCAGGTGCAAATCAACACAGGGGCAGCAGGTTTTTCACCACTGGAAACCGAGCAGCGCATCACGTTCCCCATCGAAACTGCAATGGCTGGTTTGCCGGCTCTAGAACAAACTCGCTCGCTGTCACGCTCGGGTTTGTCGCAAGTCACAGTGATCTTCAAGGAAGGCACTGACCTGTTCTTCGCCCGACAATTGGTCAACGAACGGTTGCAGGTGGCCAAGGAGCAACTGCCCGAGGGTGTGGAAGCCGTCATGGGGCCGATCTCAACCGGTCTGGGTGAAATTTTCCTGTGGACGGTCGAGGCTGAAGAAGGTGCTGTCAAGGAGGACGGCAACCCCTATACGCCGACCGACCTGAGGGTGATCCAAGACTGGATCATAAAACCTCAGCTGCGCAATGTTCCCGGGGTCGCCGAAATCAATACCATTGGCGGGTTCGCCAAGGAGTACCAGATTGCGCCTGATCCAAAACGCTTGGCGGCTTACAAGCTTACGCTGACTGACCTTGTTACAGCGCTGGAGCGCAACAACGCTAACGTCGGTGCCGGTTACATCGAACACAGTGGCGAACAGTTACTGATTCGCGCACCCGGCCAAGTAGCGACCACCGACGATATCGCCAATATCGTCATGGCCAACGTCGACGGTACGCCCATCCGCGTCAAGAACGTCGCAACCGTGGACATCGGCCGTGAATTGCGCACGGGGGCCGCGACCGAAAACGGTCGTGAAGTGGTGCTCGGCACAGTGTTCATGCTGATCGGTGAGAACAGCCGCACCGTGGCCCAGGCCGTTGCCAGCAAGCTTGAGCAAATCAACCGCTCACTGCCAAAAGGGGTGGTGGCAGTCACCGTCTATGACCGTACCAATTTGGTGGACAAGGCGATTGCCACCGTTAAGAAGAACTTGATTGAAGGTGCGATTCTGGTAATCGCGATTCTGTTCCTGTTCCTTGGCAACATTCGCGCCGCTCTGATCACTGCCATGGTGATCCCGCTCGCGATGCTATTCACATTCACTGGCATGTTCACCAACAAGGTCAGCGCCAACCTGATGAGCCTCGGAGCGTTGGACTTTGGCATCATCGTTGATGGCGCGGTGGTCATTGTCGAAAACGCCATCCGTCGTCTGGCCCATGCACAGCAACACCACGGACGCATCCTCACCCGCTCCGAACGCTTTCACGAAGTGTTCGCGGCGGCCAAGGAAGCACGCCGACCGCTGATTTTCGGCCAGTTGATCATCATGGTCGTGTACCTACCGATTTTTGCCCTCACCGGCGTCGAAGGAAAAATGTTTCACCCGATGGCGTTTACTGTGGTGATTGCCTTGCTCGGCGCGATGCTGTTGTCGGTGACCTTTGTCCCGGCGGCGATTGCGATGTTCGTCACCGGTAAGGTCAAGGAAGAAGAGAACATCATCATGCGTGGCGCCCGTCGGGTGTATGCGCCAGCGCTAGAATGGGTCATGGGCCATCGATCAATGGCATTCGCCATAGCACTAGCCGTTATCGCGGTGTGCGGTGTGGTCGCCAGTCGAATGGGCAGCGAGTTTGTGCCGAGCCTCAGTGAAGGGGATTTCGCGTTACAAGCACTGCGTGTACCAGGTACCAGCCTGACGCAATCGGTAGAAATGCAGCAACGTCTGGAAAGACTTGTGTTAGCAAAGGTACCGGAGGTCAAGCGGATGTTTGCTCGTACTGGTACAGCAGAAATTGCCTCAGACCCAATGCCACCAAACATCTCTGACAGCTACGTGATGCTCAAGCCGAAGAATCAATGGCCTGATCCGAATAAATCCAGAGAGGCGTTGGTAGCTGATATCCAAAAAGCTACAGCCGGAATGCCCGGAAGCAACTATGAGCTTTCTCAGCCTATTCAATTGCGTTTTAACGAGCTGATTTCAGGCGTGCGCAGTGATGTGGCGGTCAAGGTCTTCGGTGATGACATGGCGGTGCTTAACAGCACCGCTGCAAAAATTGCCGCGTCCATGCAGAAGATCAATGGTGCCTCCGAGGTCAAAGTCGAGCAAACGTCGGGACTGCCGGTACTGACCATCAACATCGACCGTGACAAAGCCGCCCGTTACGGACTGAACGTTGGCGACGTACAAGACACCATTGCGGTGGCGGTCGGTGGTCGTCAAGCCGGTACGATGTATGAGGGAGACCGCCGATTCGACATGGTGGTGCGTTTATCCGACGCCATGCGTAAGGATCTCGAGGGATTGTCCACACTGCTAATCCCGGTACCGGCGCTGCTTAACACCAATGCCGATCAGATCGGGTTTATTGCTCTTTCAGAGGTGGCTAGCCTCGATCTAGTGTTGGGACCTAACCAGGTCAGTCGTGAAAACGGCAAACGTCTGGTGATCGTCAGCGCCAACGTGCGTGGGCGTGATATCGGCTCATTTGTACAGGAGGCCAGTAGCGCCATTGATAAAGAAGTGCAGATCCCGGCCGGTTACTGGACCAACTGGGGAGGACAGTTCGAGCAGCTCCAATCCGCTGCCAAGCGACTACAGATTGTAGTCCCGGTGGCCCTGCTCTTGGTGTTCGCACTCTTGTTCATGATGTTCAACAACCTCAAGGATGGCCTATTGGTGTTCACCGGTATTCCATTCGCATTGACGGGGGGAGTCATGGCTTTATGGCTCCGAGACATCCCGCTGTCGATCTCGGCAGGTGTTGGTTTCATCGCGTTGTCGGGCGTGGCGGTGCTGAATGGTCTGGTGATGATTGCGTTCATCCGCAATCTTCGGGAGGAAGGACATTCGTTGAGTTCCGCAATCAATGAAGGGGCTCTTACCCGTTTGCGCCCAGTGTTGATGACAGCTCTGGTGGCCTCTCTTGGCTTTATTCCGATGGCACTGGCCACCGGAACGGGGGCAGAGGTCCAGAGACCCCTGGCTACCGTGGTGATCGGGGGCATCCTATCCTCAACTGCGTTGACCCTGCTGATATTGCCTGCGCTTTATCAATGGGCGCACCGCCGAGACGAGGAAGAAGCCGAAGACGAAGACGATAAAATAGAAGCCGTATAA
- a CDS encoding DUF2790 domain-containing protein — MSLLKLSIVALTQSLPSIEFAESRGDRNVVNAMEANQKAMAAYAAQKGKTAPEIQKYHYRMKFDIAKVVSMTPPIRSCNIVPFRMTYEDSAGKLHTIEYQIIGVCRNTHE, encoded by the coding sequence ATGAGTCTGTTAAAACTAAGTATTGTTGCACTGACGCAATCATTGCCTTCGATAGAATTCGCTGAAAGCCGTGGTGATCGCAACGTTGTCAACGCCATGGAAGCAAATCAGAAAGCAATGGCCGCCTACGCTGCGCAAAAAGGCAAGACCGCTCCGGAAATTCAGAAATATCACTATAGAATGAAGTTTGATATCGCAAAAGTGGTGAGTATGACCCCACCAATTCGCTCTTGCAACATTGTACCTTTTCGAATGACCTATGAGGACTCAGCTGGAAAGCTTCACACTATTGAATACCAAATTATTGGTGTGTGTCGTAACACGCACGAATGA
- a CDS encoding heavy metal sensor histidine kinase yields MKPVSLSMRLGLTVSIMGAVLVVLLAILAFLALTHELDSRAKNSLEKKMSQIEHSLLMDISTRDMSLKPHVLLDQVLGHDNLNLTIFDDDNMSEPLLSFGADIPEVSTNQAGTAASNKLSYYSPAEESGIHILTASKLMKLKDGGFVSVLLSIDRSNDETLLSAYLSSTIVAVPLLLILIGISAWAIVQRGLSPLREFRKVAAMVSAQDLSHRLSVVKMPQELSELAHGINFMLHRLDGGVQQLSQFSDDLAHELRSPITNLMGKAQVTLSRERPAKEYKAVLESCTEELGRVTRIVSDMLFLAQVSHPAALVPFESILLEDEALKVIDLFSLSAEEKSVGITVSGWGKVLGDRLMIQRAISNLLSNAIRHCPAGQSIAIAIETQSEKVSLSISNPGVGIEHQHLFHIFDRFYRVDNSRSRAEGGTGLGLAIVRSIMSLHQGMAEVQSMPGHLTVFQLTFPKYNAQSNLKAQKQK; encoded by the coding sequence ATGAAACCGGTCAGCCTATCGATGCGGCTGGGGTTGACAGTTAGCATTATGGGAGCGGTACTAGTAGTGCTTTTAGCGATACTAGCTTTTTTAGCGCTTACTCACGAACTTGATTCGCGCGCAAAAAATAGCTTAGAGAAGAAGATGAGTCAGATTGAGCACAGTCTACTGATGGATATTAGTACCCGCGACATGAGTTTAAAACCACACGTGCTATTAGATCAAGTGCTGGGACACGACAATCTTAACCTGACCATCTTTGATGATGACAACATGAGTGAACCTCTGCTGAGTTTTGGAGCAGATATACCTGAAGTATCTACGAATCAAGCCGGAACAGCCGCCAGTAATAAGCTGTCGTACTATTCCCCAGCCGAAGAGTCCGGAATCCACATCCTCACCGCCTCTAAGCTCATGAAATTAAAGGATGGTGGGTTCGTATCGGTCCTACTGTCTATTGATCGCTCGAATGATGAAACGCTATTGAGCGCCTACCTGAGTTCGACCATTGTAGCGGTTCCACTGTTGCTGATTCTGATTGGTATCAGCGCCTGGGCTATTGTGCAACGTGGCTTATCCCCCCTTCGGGAATTCCGGAAAGTTGCAGCAATGGTGTCGGCCCAGGATTTAAGTCATCGACTCTCAGTTGTCAAGATGCCCCAAGAACTCAGTGAGCTTGCTCACGGTATAAACTTCATGCTGCATCGTCTTGACGGCGGAGTTCAACAACTATCGCAATTCTCTGATGACTTGGCGCATGAGCTGCGGTCACCGATTACGAACCTTATGGGGAAAGCTCAGGTAACACTTTCTCGAGAACGCCCGGCAAAAGAGTACAAGGCTGTTTTAGAGTCATGCACCGAGGAACTAGGACGAGTCACCAGAATTGTTTCAGACATGCTTTTCTTGGCCCAAGTTAGTCATCCGGCCGCACTCGTGCCGTTTGAAAGCATTTTACTAGAGGATGAAGCCCTAAAAGTCATCGACCTTTTTTCGCTATCGGCTGAGGAAAAGAGCGTTGGTATAACTGTCAGCGGATGGGGTAAAGTTTTAGGTGATCGGCTCATGATTCAACGGGCTATTTCCAATCTTTTATCAAATGCCATTCGTCACTGCCCAGCAGGGCAGTCCATTGCTATAGCGATTGAAACGCAATCTGAAAAAGTCTCCCTATCAATAAGCAATCCTGGGGTAGGAATTGAGCACCAGCACTTGTTTCACATTTTCGATCGCTTCTATCGTGTGGATAACAGTCGCTCACGAGCTGAAGGTGGTACTGGATTAGGGTTGGCCATTGTCCGATCCATCATGAGCCTGCACCAGGGAATGGCAGAGGTCCAAAGTATGCCGGGCCATCTGACAGTTTTTCAACTTACATTTCCAAAATATAATGCACAAAGCAACTTAAAAGCCCAAAAACAAAAGTAG
- a CDS encoding heavy metal sensor histidine kinase encodes MKSASLSMRLGLAVSIMGALLVLFLAVLAFLALTHELDKLSKDNLSEKMRQIEHSLSLYEKPVDINIKPHVLLDQVMGHDHLNLTIYDLINMRTPLLKSGFGLTDPRVELKAAGAATDKVSYSRSTDDQGRHFLTASRLIRLPNGTNVAVLLSLDCANDEALLSTYLSSTIMALPLLLLLIGLSAWAVVKRGLAPLREFRKVAAMISAQDLSHRLSVVKMPQELSELAHGINFMLHRLDSDVQQLSQFSDDLAHELRAPISNLMGKAQVTLSRERPAEEYKAVLESSTEELGRVARIVSDMLFLAQVSHPAALVPFETIALEDEALKVINLFSLSAEDKQISVSVTGRGSTIGDRLMIQRAISNLMSNAIRHCPVGQAITITIEVHATEVSLHVANRGAGIEPQHLPHLFDRFYRVDTHHSRAGGSTGLGLAIVKSIMSLHQGVAEVNSRPGKITTFKLGFPNIHGHTNW; translated from the coding sequence ATGAAGTCGGCAAGCCTGTCGATGCGGCTGGGTTTGGCGGTGAGTATCATGGGCGCATTGTTGGTGTTATTTCTGGCGGTTCTTGCGTTCCTCGCGCTAACGCATGAGTTAGATAAACTGTCAAAAGACAACTTGAGCGAGAAAATGCGGCAAATCGAGCACAGTCTTTCGCTGTATGAAAAACCTGTCGACATCAACATTAAACCGCACGTTTTGCTGGATCAGGTGATGGGGCATGACCACCTCAACCTTACCATTTATGACCTGATAAATATGAGGACGCCGCTCTTGAAGTCAGGCTTTGGCTTGACGGACCCCAGGGTGGAGTTGAAGGCGGCAGGGGCTGCCACCGACAAGGTGTCGTACTCCCGAAGCACCGATGATCAGGGCCGGCACTTCCTGACTGCATCCAGACTGATCCGCTTGCCGAACGGTACGAATGTCGCCGTATTGCTGTCGCTTGATTGCGCCAACGATGAAGCGCTGCTCAGCACATATCTAAGCTCGACGATCATGGCCTTGCCGTTGCTGCTGCTACTTATCGGCCTCAGTGCCTGGGCAGTGGTAAAACGGGGGCTCGCGCCGCTGCGGGAGTTTCGCAAGGTGGCCGCCATGATCTCTGCTCAGGACCTCAGCCATCGACTCTCGGTGGTCAAGATGCCGCAGGAGCTCAGCGAACTGGCCCATGGCATCAACTTCATGCTGCACCGACTAGACAGCGATGTTCAGCAGTTGTCGCAGTTCTCCGATGACTTGGCCCACGAACTACGAGCACCCATTTCCAACCTGATGGGCAAAGCCCAGGTGACGTTGTCCCGGGAGAGGCCGGCCGAGGAGTACAAAGCGGTTTTGGAGTCCTCCACCGAAGAGCTTGGGCGCGTAGCCCGGATTGTCTCGGACATGCTTTTCCTGGCACAGGTCAGTCATCCCGCTGCGCTGGTCCCGTTTGAGACCATTGCTCTGGAGGATGAAGCCTTGAAGGTCATCAATCTGTTTTCACTGTCGGCGGAAGATAAACAGATCAGCGTGAGCGTTACTGGCAGGGGGTCGACCATTGGTGATCGGTTGATGATTCAGCGGGCAATTTCCAACCTGATGTCCAATGCAATCCGCCATTGCCCAGTAGGCCAAGCCATCACAATCACCATCGAAGTCCATGCCACAGAAGTCTCGCTACATGTAGCCAACCGAGGCGCAGGTATTGAACCTCAACACCTACCGCACTTATTCGATCGCTTTTATCGAGTTGACACTCATCATTCGCGCGCTGGAGGAAGTACCGGGCTTGGTTTAGCCATTGTGAAATCAATCATGAGTTTGCATCAGGGAGTCGCAGAAGTTAATAGCCGCCCGGGTAAGATCACGACCTTCAAGCTGGGTTTTCCAAACATCCATGGACACACCAACTGGTGA
- a CDS encoding TolC family protein: MMELLRCRKFIAHPITHKTMLRAGLISILALFTSPLFAATAQMLTMDQALETAFANNPDLAAAQWETGIAQGVRQQAGLIPNPEVSWEAEDTRRNSRTTTVMINQPIELGGKRGARIEVASRAQDAAGIELERKRNVLRADVIQAFYSSSTAQQRLLLSRQSLELAERGLRVAQGRIKSGKSSPVEGTRAEVQLSEVRLELRRAERDEASAYQRLAQVMGAPLPAFVSVGDPGRSMPTVPDSSLLLNRIGETAELRLAKLQIDQREASLGLEKAQRIPDLTVSIGSQYDERERERVNVVGLSMPIPLFNRNQGNVLAAARRTDQARDLRNASELRLRTEIQTTLDQWMTANTEVASFNQTILPAAQSAVDTATRGFEMGKFNFLDVLDAQRTLISARTQYIQAIAEATDAWVRIERIFGDVALLTRTP; this comes from the coding sequence ATGATGGAATTACTTCGGTGTAGAAAGTTTATTGCTCACCCAATCACGCATAAGACCATGCTAAGAGCAGGTCTCATTTCGATCCTTGCGCTTTTTACTAGTCCTTTGTTTGCGGCGACCGCTCAAATGCTCACAATGGATCAGGCGCTTGAAACTGCTTTTGCCAATAACCCTGATCTGGCGGCCGCTCAATGGGAGACTGGTATTGCTCAGGGAGTGCGACAGCAGGCAGGGTTGATCCCTAACCCTGAGGTTTCCTGGGAGGCTGAAGATACTCGGCGAAACTCGCGCACTACGACGGTAATGATCAACCAGCCGATCGAGCTTGGCGGTAAGCGCGGGGCTAGGATCGAGGTGGCCAGTCGAGCTCAAGACGCGGCCGGGATTGAATTGGAACGCAAACGCAATGTTCTGCGTGCCGATGTCATTCAGGCGTTTTACAGCTCCTCGACGGCTCAGCAAAGGCTGCTGTTATCACGTCAATCACTTGAGCTCGCCGAGCGCGGTTTGCGTGTAGCTCAAGGTCGCATCAAGAGTGGTAAATCCTCACCCGTTGAAGGTACTCGCGCAGAGGTTCAGCTATCAGAAGTGCGTCTGGAGCTGAGGCGGGCTGAGCGGGATGAGGCCAGTGCCTACCAGCGACTCGCTCAGGTCATGGGCGCGCCTTTGCCTGCATTCGTGTCTGTGGGTGATCCAGGCCGGTCGATGCCAACCGTACCGGATTCGTCACTGCTGCTTAATCGCATAGGTGAAACCGCGGAGCTACGATTGGCAAAACTGCAAATAGATCAGCGGGAAGCCTCCCTTGGCCTGGAGAAGGCTCAGCGAATTCCCGACCTCACCGTGAGTATCGGGAGCCAATACGACGAGCGCGAGCGCGAGCGGGTGAATGTTGTGGGGCTGTCTATGCCCATCCCATTGTTTAACCGTAACCAGGGCAACGTACTAGCCGCTGCCCGCCGTACCGATCAAGCCCGCGACCTTCGTAACGCCAGTGAGTTACGCCTGCGCACAGAAATCCAGACCACCCTGGATCAGTGGATGACGGCTAACACTGAAGTCGCGTCGTTCAATCAAACCATCCTGCCTGCCGCGCAAAGTGCCGTCGACACCGCTACCCGAGGTTTCGAAATGGGCAAGTTTAACTTCCTCGACGTACTCGATGCTCAGCGCACCTTGATTAGCGCCCGCACGCAATACATCCAGGCTATCGCCGAGGCGACAGACGCCTGGGTGCGCATCGAGCGAATTTTCGGAGATGTCGCCCTTCTCACTCGTACTCCGTGA
- a CDS encoding heavy metal response regulator transcription factor produces the protein MRMLVVEDELKTAEYLHQGLTESGYIVDRAANGTDGLHLARQQTYDLVILDVDLPQLDGWGVLERLRQSSNTRVIMLTARGRLADKIRGLDLGADDYLVKPFEFPELLARVRTLMRRSEQVSVPEVLKVADLELDQGRHRAFRGEQRIDLTTKEFALLHLLMRQSGEVLSRTQIISLVWDMNFDCDTNVVEVSIRRLRAKIDDPFDKKLIHTLRGVGYVLEARE, from the coding sequence ATGCGAATGCTTGTAGTTGAGGATGAGCTTAAAACTGCCGAATACCTGCATCAGGGTTTGACTGAAAGCGGCTATATAGTAGACCGCGCGGCGAATGGTACGGATGGACTTCACCTTGCGCGTCAACAAACCTACGACTTGGTAATACTTGACGTCGATCTACCACAACTTGATGGCTGGGGTGTGCTCGAGCGACTGCGCCAAAGCAGTAACACCCGGGTCATAATGCTAACCGCTCGCGGGCGCCTGGCGGACAAGATCCGCGGCCTGGACCTGGGTGCCGATGACTATCTGGTCAAGCCATTCGAATTTCCGGAACTGTTGGCCCGGGTACGAACTTTAATGCGTCGCAGCGAACAAGTTTCCGTCCCTGAGGTCTTGAAAGTCGCCGATCTGGAACTCGACCAGGGCCGCCATAGGGCCTTCCGGGGCGAGCAGCGTATCGACCTGACGACCAAGGAATTTGCTTTGCTGCACCTTTTGATGCGCCAGTCGGGTGAGGTGCTTTCCCGCACTCAGATCATTTCATTGGTCTGGGACATGAACTTCGACTGCGACACCAATGTGGTCGAGGTTTCAATCCGCCGCCTGAGGGCCAAGATTGATGATCCTTTTGACAAGAAGCTAATCCATACCCTGCGCGGCGTTGGCTATGTACTGGAGGCCCGGGAATGA
- a CDS encoding heavy metal response regulator transcription factor, with translation MRILVIEDELKTAEYLHQGLTESGYIVDCASTGADGLHLARQQAYDLVILDVNLPEIDGWDVLENIRQTSSTRVMMLTARGRLADKIKGLDLGADDYLVKPFEFPELLARVRTLMRRSEHIPVPEVLKVADLELDQGRHRAFRGKQRIDLTTKEFALLHLLMRQSGEVLSRTQIISLVWDMNFDCDTNVVEVSIRRLRAKIDDPFETKLIHTLRGVGYVLEARK, from the coding sequence ATGCGAATCCTTGTGATAGAGGACGAGCTGAAGACTGCTGAGTACTTACATCAAGGCCTGACTGAAAGTGGCTATATTGTAGACTGCGCATCGACCGGGGCTGATGGACTCCATCTAGCACGTCAGCAAGCTTATGATCTGGTAATACTAGACGTAAATCTACCTGAAATTGACGGTTGGGACGTTCTTGAAAATATTCGGCAGACTAGTAGCACTCGGGTAATGATGCTGACTGCAAGAGGGCGTCTGGCAGACAAAATCAAAGGATTGGATTTGGGAGCCGATGATTACCTGGTCAAGCCATTTGAATTCCCTGAGTTGCTTGCAAGAGTACGCACTTTAATGCGTCGCAGCGAACATATTCCAGTTCCGGAGGTATTAAAAGTCGCTGACCTTGAACTTGATCAAGGCAGACATCGCGCATTCCGCGGAAAGCAACGCATAGATCTGACGACAAAGGAGTTCGCGCTGCTTCATCTGTTGATGCGTCAATCAGGAGAGGTGTTATCTCGCACTCAAATTATCTCTTTAGTGTGGGATATGAACTTTGACTGCGACACAAACGTTGTCGAAGTTTCGATACGAAGATTGAGAGCAAAAATAGATGATCCATTTGAAACAAAATTAATACATACCCTTCGTGGCGTAGGCTATGTATTGGAGGCGAGGAAATGA